Within Corynebacterium jeddahense, the genomic segment TCGCTCGGCGAGTACTCCTCGATGGGCGAGATGGCGGGGCTGCTCAAGGACCTGGACAAGTTGCGCAAGGGGTCGGGCCGGGAGGATACGTCGCAACGCTCGCGCAGGCTGGCGCTGGACACCTTCCGCGAGCGCCGCGGCACCCGGCGCGCGAGCCGCTTCGTCGCCGACGGCATGGTGGAGCTGCCGTGGGTGGAGCCCACCGAGCCGAAGGCGGCCCTCGTGGACCCACGGCCCGCGGTGGCGCGCAAGGGCATCGCGCCGCCGGCGCTGTCCGCGGGCGACATCGTGGCCGGGCAGTACGAGATCATGGGCGTCATCGCGCACGGCGGCATGGGCTGGATCTACCTCGCGCTGGACCACTACGTGGCCGGGCGCGTGGTCGTGCTCAAGGGGCTGCATTCCACGGACAACGCGGATGAGGCGGCCGCTGCCGAGGCGGAGCGCGAGTTCCTCGCGGACATCACGCACCCCGGCATCGTGAAGATCTTTAACTTCATCGACGACCCGCGCGTGCCGGGCGGGTTCACCGTGATGGAGTACGTGGGCGGGCCGTCGCTGCGCGCGCGTCGTAACGCGGCAGAGCACCGCGTCCTCGAACCGGATGTGGCCATCGCGTACATCCTCGAGGTGCTGCCCGCGCTGGACTACCTGCACTCGCGCGGGGTGGTGTACAACGACCTCAAACCGGACAACATCATTGTCACGGAGGACCAGGTCAAGCTCATCGACATGGGCGCGGTCTCGGGCATCGGGGCGTACGGGTTCATCTACGGGACGAAGGGGTTCCAGGCGCCGGAGGTGGCTACCGAAGGTCCGTCGATACGCAGTGATGTGTACACGGTCGGGCGCACGCTCGCCTCGCTCGTCGTGGATCTCCCGCAGACCGACGGGGTGTACGACCCCGGCGTCCCCACCCCCACCGAGGAGCCGCTGTTTCGGCGCTACACCTCGCTGTACCGGCTCATCAGCCGGTGCTGCGACCCGGACCCGGCGCGCCGCTTCGAGTCGATGGTGGAGCTCGAGGGCCAGCTGCTCGGCGTGCTGCGCGAGGTGGTGGCGGCGCGCGACGGGCGCACCTTCCCCGCCCAGCACTCGTTGTTCTCGCCGCAGCGTACCACGTTCGGCACCAAGCACCTCGTCTTCCGCACCGATCAGCTCATCGACGGCATCTCGCGCACCGTGGACATCACCCCGCAGGAGGTGGTGGCCGCCCTGCCGTCGCCGCTGATCAACCGCGACGACATCGGCGCCGCGATGCTCCAGGGTTCCTCGTACGCGGAGCCGCGCGAGACCCTGGAGACGCTGCGCCAGGCGATGACCACCCCGCAGTACGAGGAGTCCACGGAGATCCCGTTCGGCGTCGTGCGCACGATGCTCGACCTCGGGCTCACCAGGCAGGCGCGGGCGTGGCTGGTGAGCCTCGAGGAGCGCTTTGGCGGCACGTGGCGGCACTGGTGGTACTCCGGCGTGGTGGAGACGCTGCTCGGCGACTTCCGCGCCGCGAAGCGCTCCTTCGCCGAGGTGCTGCGCCTCCTGCCCGGCGAGGCGGCGCCGAAGCTCGCCCTCGCCGCGGTGAGCGACCTGCTCCTCCAGGAGCTGGGCACCCAGGAGCAGAAGCTTCTCGACGCCGACCTCGCCCGCGCCGCCGCCAGCCTGGACCAGCACCTCCACGAGGTGCCCAACGTTGTGTTCGAGGAGCTCGCTGCCCAGGGGGTCATTGACGCGGAGTGGTCGATGCAGACCGTCGAGCCGGTGGCGCTGCGCTTCCACGCGATCCGCCTCTACGCGCTCGTGTGGCTGACCAACCCGACGACGGTGTCCTCCGCGTTCGGGCTCGCCCGCATGCTCATGCGCGAAGACCAGGTGGCTCTGGCCATCAAGGCGCTGGACAAGGTGCCCAGCGCGTCGCGGCACTACCGCATGGCGCAGCTTACGGCGATCCTCTGCCTCGTTGCGCCGGAGTCGGAGGCGCACGCCGCCCCCACCGAAGAACAGATCCGGCTCGCCGCGCGGCGCCTCGAGCGCATCCCGTCGACGGAGCCGCGCTTCTTGCAGATCAAGGTGGCCGTTATCGAGGCGGGGCTGATCTACCTGCGCGAGCACCCCGCGTCATCGACGGCCACGCTGTTCGAGTACCCGTTCACCGTGCGCGGGCTGCGCCGCGGCCTCGCGCTCACGCTGCGGGCGCAGGCTAGGGTGGCGCCGTACCCGCAGCATCGCTACGCGCTGGTGGACATGGCGAACAAGGTCCGCCCGGCCACTTGGTTCTAGCGGGTCGAACCCGTTTTAGAACCCGCTTTAGAACCCGCCGCCCATCGCGGCCACACCGCCGAGGCCGAGCACGGCCAGCAGGGCGATGATAATGCCCACAATGAGGCCCGGGCTAGCGCCGTTGCCGCCGTTGCCGCCCGCGGTCTGCCCCTGCTGCTGGTTCAGCGGCTTCGCCGTGGTGGCCGCCGACGGCTGCGGCTGCGGGGCCGGGGTCGTTCGCTCCTGCGGCACCGGGTCGAACTCGGTCACGCCCGGGTTGCGGTTGCCCGGCTGGACCGTGGTGTTGCCCGCCGTGGCGATCGGCGCCGGCTTGGACAGCGTCGGGGCCGCCGCGTCCTTCTTGCCCACCGTGTTCTGCGCGTCCTTGAGCAGCGGGGAGTCGGTCTTTTCCAGGTTCTTCACCAGCGTGTCCATGTCGGACGTGGTGTAGTTGAGCACCGAGAAGTCGATCGTCTCGTTGGAGACGAGCTTGCCGTCCTCGTTGTAGATGCGGAACTGCACCGGCATGGACGAGCCGGTGTAGCCCGCCGTGTTCGAGATCGGCACCTCAACCGGCAGCTTCGAGTAGTCCGACAGCGCGGACTCCACCGGGTACTCCTTGCGGAACTGCCCGCCCGGGTAGTTCACCTGGAGCGTGAACTTGTGCAGGTCGATGCCCAGGTTGGAGATCTGGACGTTGACCTTCGAGTCCGAGCGGTTCGCGATGATGATGTTCTGCTTGTCCGTGTCCACGCGGAAGCCGGCCTTGCCGTTATTCTCCTCGGCGGCCATGATCTCCAGGTCGCGCACCGTCGGGTACTTGTGGCCCGGGGTGTCCACCTCGTCCACGCCGGTGGTGCCGTTGGTGCGGCCGATCTCGCCGTTGACCAGGTCGAGGTTGGACCAGTCCGGTTTGATGGCGTAGCTGCCGTTGTAGCACCTCGACGTGCCGTTCGTGCAGGCCTGCGGGATCGGCGTGTTGTCGTAGTTCGTCGACGTCGAGTCGGAGTAGTCGAAGTGGCTGAACTGGTAGAGGTAGTTCATCACCGACTTGTACTTCGGCACGTACGAGCTGTCCGGCGGGTTCACCGCCTTCGCGCCGGAGTGCGTGAGGCCGAGGTTGTGGCCGAACTCGTGGAGGATGGTGTTGCGCAGCTGCTCCTGCGACGTCATCAGGTAGTTGTCCGCCACGTAGAACGCGCCGTTGGAGAGCAGGCCGTTGCCGGAGGACAGGTTGCCGCGCTCCTGGGTGTCGCCGATGATGCCGACGCGGAAGACGCTCTGGCGGTCACCAAGCAGCTCCTTGCGGTCGCGCAGCAGGTGGGTGCCGGGCACCTCGCCGTTGAAGTAGTACGGCGTGTAGTCCACGGTCGGGCCGCCGTGCGGCTCGAGACCCGGGATGTTGTTGTAGTACTCGCCGGCGTCGATGTGCAGGTTGTAGCCGCGCTTGTCAAACAGGTCGACCAGGTCGTTGAGCGTCTGGCGCGACGGGCGGTACACGTTCACGTTAGCGTTGGCGCAGTCCAGGAACCTGCCGAAGTCCTCCTCCGTCGGCGCGTACTGGCGCTTCTCGGAGCAGTGCTTCGTCTCCCACTCGGACTTCATCCAGTTGAGCTGGAGGAACAGGTCCTTCTTGTTCGGGTCGGCGCCCCAGCGGTTGAGCGGGAACTGGGTGCCGTCCGCGGCGGTGAAGCCGTTGCGCTCCCACTCGTCGGGGAAGCCGTCGCCGTCGGAGTCCTTGAGGTTCTCGTTCGCGTCGCCGGACAGAACCATCTGGCCCTTGAGCGAGCCGCCGTTGGCCACCGTCGCGTTCCACACGCCCGCCTGGTAGCGCGCGTCGTTGTTCTTGCCGGCCACGGCGTTGTTCACGCTGTCGCCGGCGCCCACGGACGCCGCGCCCGGGAACTGCGCGTTGAGGTTGTAGCGCCCGCCCACCATCACGTTGTAGCCGGCGCCGGAGCGCTTCGCCGCGAGGTCGTAGTCGTAGGACATCATGCCGTTGGTCAGGTTGAGCGCGAGGTCCTTTGCCTGGCCGGAGACGTTGTTCAGCTCCACGTCGACAGTGACGCTCTTCCCGTTCACGCGGAACGTGCGCACGAGCTGCACGCCCTGGTTCCGGTCGGTGTGGGTGAGGGTCACGATGTCGGTGTCGCCCTCGGTGCGCGTCTGCACCGCGGTCGCGTCGCCGGCGAACTCCACCTTCGTGCCGTTGGCGTAGCCGTCGATGTAGAACGCGTTCGGCATCGTGCCGTACGACGGGCTGTTGTAGTTGAGCCAGGACACACGCCCCTTGTTCACCTCGGCGCTCTGGAAGCCCTCGACGATGCCGGTCGACACATCGACCGAGAAGCTCCTCGACTGCTCGATCACGGCGCCCGCCTGCACCGGCAGGACGATGCCTGCGCCGAGGCTGGCGGCGACGGCCGCCGCGATGACGCGTTTACCTACTCGCATGCTGTGTCCTTACTTCCACCAAACCAGGAAGGTTTGGAAAAACTCTCGGTTATCGTACAAAACCTTGGCCCCCGCGCCCAAGAGGGCGAACAGGCCGAGCAGGATCGGCAGTAGATCCGGCCGCGAGGACCCGAGGCTCGAGGTCCCCTCGGAGCTCTTGCGTATCGACGCCCCTTCGGCCTCGACCCGCACCCCGAACGAGCCCTGCGACCCGTCGTCGTACGTCACGGTGACCGGGACGGTGATGGTTTCGCCGGCCGCGTCCTCCGGCGCGGTGACGACGAGGGCGTTGCCCTTCGCGTCGAGCTCGACCGTCCAGCCCTTGGCGTCGAACGCGCCGAGGGAGAACGGCTGCTCCACGGCGTGCTCCGGCGTCGGCAGGTCCACGCGCGTGGTGGTGCCGGTGCGGACGGCGGCGGAGACGTCGTCAAGCTTCGTGCCCTGTGCCAGCGTGCGGGCGCCGCCGGCGGTGAGCACGTTGAGGCGCGCGGACGTGATGGTCTGCGAGCCATCCGGGAACGTGACCACGACCGGGATGTCGCGCACGCCCGGCAGCGCGCTGTCGAGCACCACAAGGGTGAGCGCGCCGGTGCCCGGGTCGATCTCGGTGCGAACGCCCAGCATCGGCTTGAGCAGGGAGAACGTCGCTCCGCTCACGCTCGGCTTGAGCACCGTCGACGCGCCGGCACGCAGATCGGTGGTCGGGTAGTCGACCGGGGTGGCCGCCGCCGCGCCGCGCACGACGGTCGCGGGGATCTCCACAGTGCGCTGCGAGCCGTCCGGGAAGGTGACCACGACCGGGATCATCGCCGCGAACGGGTCATCCTCGCCGCCCGGGCGGGCGACGGTGACCGCGCCGGTGGCCGGGTCGACGGACGCCTGCCAGCCGGGGGTGTCGAAGGACGCGGCGAGCGCGAACGTCGTGCCCACCGGGAAGTCGGTGGGCAGCACCGTGGCGGTCGTGCCCTCCGTGACCACGGCGGGGCGCCAGGACACCGCGTGGTCCGTCGCGTCAGACTTCGTCTGCACCGGGACGGTGATCTCCTGCACGGAGCCGTCCGGCAGCACGAGCTTGAGCGGCACGTCGAAGCCGGCGCCCGCCGGGGCGTCAACCGGCACGGAGATGCGGATCGCGCCGGTCTCCGGGTCCACCGTCACCGGCAGGGCCGTGAGGCCGTCGAGCTGGAACCGCGCGCCCTCGGGCAGCGAGCCCACCGGGAAGACGAGGATGCTGCCGTCCTCTTGGTACACCGGCGAGGTGTAGCGGGAGCTGGCCGCCGTCTGGTCCGCCAGGGTGGCGCCGTTGTGGGCCGCGACGTGGGCGGAAATCTGCTTCCGCGTGCCGTCGGAGAACGTCACGGTAACGGAAACGTCGATATCCGCCGCGTTGCCCTCCGGCGCGGTCGCGCGCAGCTCGCCCGTCTCCAGGTTCACGCTCACGTCCCAGCCCTTGTAGTCCGCGTCCGGGTCGGTGAGGCTGTACTCGGTGTACACCGGCAGCTCCTTAGCCACCTGCGGGACGTAGACGGTCTGGCCCGGGCGAGCGCCCATGCCCTCGGCGTAGGCCGGGGTGTAGAACTTCTGGAACTCGGCGGCGTCGACGTCGAACGGCGCGACAACGTCAGTAGTCGTGCCGTCCGGGAAGGTGATGCGCACCGGGACGTTGATCGGGGTGCCAGCGGGCGCATCGAGCGGGGCCTGCAGCGTGACGACGCCCGTCGCCGCATCCACCGTCGCACCCGAGTACGCGGTGCTATAGGTCGTGCCCTTCGGCAGCGGCTGGTCCTCGAGCACGCTGCCGGCGCTCTCAATGTCGCCGACGGGGCGCTGCCCGGAGTTCGATTCGCCCGCGCGAACGTAGGCCGGGCGGTAGCTCGGGGTGATGCGGGCGTTGTCAGCCCCCGGCGCCGCGACCTCGACCGTGATCGTCTTGCGCTGGCCGCTTCGCGTCACAACATCGACGGTGTACGTCCCCAGCGCGGTATTGCGCAGCGGGCGGGCCTCAACCTCGCCCTCCGGGCTGACGGTGATCCAGTCAGGGGCGTCGCCTACGACGCGCACCGCGCCCTCACCCTCGGGCTTAGTCAGCGGCTGCGCGTATTTGCGATCGCCCGCGCGGACGGTGACCGGAGCCCAGGTGTACTCGCCGGTCGGCGCCGGAGCGGTCGGCTCCGTGGTCGACGGCTGCCCGGAGGTCGACGGCTGGTTAGAGGTCGACGGCTTCGTGGTCGTCGTCGGCTCGGTGGTCGGCGTCGGCTGGTCGGAGATCGACGGCTGGTTCGACGCGGAGGGCTTCGTCGTGAGCTGACCGGTGGTCGACGGTTTGGTGGTGGTCGTCGGCGTCGGCTGCTCCGACGTCGTCGGCTGGTCGGAGACCGACGGCTTCGTGGTCGTCGTCGGCTTGGTCGTCGAGGTCGGCTCGGT encodes:
- a CDS encoding Rib/alpha-like domain-containing protein translates to MAGQHRKATTPRRGTSLAACALGLSLVAGVVQPVAMPHLAGEAQASDASASLVNYGGTTTVRFGQTSTLKPNVNRLTVHKPTHFEIAGQVPSGWGVKLVDASTGELSVTPDLAEAENLSDTFTIPVLTTWADGSRKVLNATVALAPEPAIDPVEYQTFWAGKEIHPVHIRAVKVPSGSKLGIQSGLPDGLTVDDSRALNRYQHVYLKGAPSTPGVYTVTAAVSGTPTTKTFTITVKDPKDLPAPTSAELAPAPQDSVEAGQPLNIPVDTSNASSVEVSGLPDGMTYDSENSVITGTPTKPGSYEATVDIITKDDQVLQDKVPIVVKEPTPTTSEQPTTEPSTSEQPTPTTEPSTSEPSTSEPSTSEPSASEQPTSTTTKPSTTEPTSTTKPSASVEPTTTTKPSTSEPTSTTKPSTSVEPTTTTKPSTTEPSTSEQPTSTTKPTTTTEPTTSNQPTTTTKPTTSNQPTTTTKPTTSNQPTTTTKPTTSNQPTTTTEPTTEPSTSEQPTSMTKPTTTTKPSTTEPTSTTKPSTSVEPTTTTKPSTSEPSTSEQPTSTTKPTTTTKPTTSNQTTTTTKPTTEPSTSEQPTPTTITKPSTTEPTSTTKPTTTTKPTTEPSTSEQPTSTTKPTTTTKPSTTEPTSTTKPTTTTKPSVSDQPTTSEQPTPTTTTKPSTTGQLTTKPSASNQPSISDQPTPTTEPTTTTKPSTSNQPSTSGQPSTTEPTAPAPTGEYTWAPVTVRAGDRKYAQPLTKPEGEGAVRVVGDAPDWITVSPEGEVEARPLRNTALGTYTVDVVTRSGQRKTITVEVAAPGADNARITPSYRPAYVRAGESNSGQRPVGDIESAGSVLEDQPLPKGTTYSTAYSGATVDAATGVVTLQAPLDAPAGTPINVPVRITFPDGTTTDVVAPFDVDAAEFQKFYTPAYAEGMGARPGQTVYVPQVAKELPVYTEYSLTDPDADYKGWDVSVNLETGELRATAPEGNAADIDVSVTVTFSDGTRKQISAHVAAHNGATLADQTAASSRYTSPVYQEDGSILVFPVGSLPEGARFQLDGLTALPVTVDPETGAIRISVPVDAPAGAGFDVPLKLVLPDGSVQEITVPVQTKSDATDHAVSWRPAVVTEGTTATVLPTDFPVGTTFALAASFDTPGWQASVDPATGAVTVARPGGEDDPFAAMIPVVVTFPDGSQRTVEIPATVVRGAAAATPVDYPTTDLRAGASTVLKPSVSGATFSLLKPMLGVRTEIDPGTGALTLVVLDSALPGVRDIPVVVTFPDGSQTITSARLNVLTAGGARTLAQGTKLDDVSAAVRTGTTTRVDLPTPEHAVEQPFSLGAFDAKGWTVELDAKGNALVVTAPEDAAGETITVPVTVTYDDGSQGSFGVRVEAEGASIRKSSEGTSSLGSSRPDLLPILLGLFALLGAGAKVLYDNREFFQTFLVWWK
- a CDS encoding serine/threonine protein kinase, whose amino-acid sequence is MSDPNTTNPRDTEARDTEARDTEAVPFDPFADDDTDDDTDDEDDADDAEPGTEAVAFDPFADDEDDAGDSLGEYSSMGEMAGLLKDLDKLRKGSGREDTSQRSRRLALDTFRERRGTRRASRFVADGMVELPWVEPTEPKAALVDPRPAVARKGIAPPALSAGDIVAGQYEIMGVIAHGGMGWIYLALDHYVAGRVVVLKGLHSTDNADEAAAAEAEREFLADITHPGIVKIFNFIDDPRVPGGFTVMEYVGGPSLRARRNAAEHRVLEPDVAIAYILEVLPALDYLHSRGVVYNDLKPDNIIVTEDQVKLIDMGAVSGIGAYGFIYGTKGFQAPEVATEGPSIRSDVYTVGRTLASLVVDLPQTDGVYDPGVPTPTEEPLFRRYTSLYRLISRCCDPDPARRFESMVELEGQLLGVLREVVAARDGRTFPAQHSLFSPQRTTFGTKHLVFRTDQLIDGISRTVDITPQEVVAALPSPLINRDDIGAAMLQGSSYAEPRETLETLRQAMTTPQYEESTEIPFGVVRTMLDLGLTRQARAWLVSLEERFGGTWRHWWYSGVVETLLGDFRAAKRSFAEVLRLLPGEAAPKLALAAVSDLLLQELGTQEQKLLDADLARAAASLDQHLHEVPNVVFEELAAQGVIDAEWSMQTVEPVALRFHAIRLYALVWLTNPTTVSSAFGLARMLMREDQVALAIKALDKVPSASRHYRMAQLTAILCLVAPESEAHAAPTEEQIRLAARRLERIPSTEPRFLQIKVAVIEAGLIYLREHPASSTATLFEYPFTVRGLRRGLALTLRAQARVAPYPQHRYALVDMANKVRPATWF